AACGCGATGCGGCTTATCGTCTGGTGCAAACGCATGCGATGCTGACCTGGCAGGACAGAAAAGATTACCAGGAACGCTTGTGGGCTGATCCGGAAATTCAAAAGTATTTTACAAAAGAAGAATTGGCAAAATTGTTTGATCCAAAACATTCGCTGAAAAATATCGACATGATGTTTGAGAGGGTGTTTGGGGGAAAGTGAATTTATGAAATCCAAAATCTATGTCACCTTAAAAAACGGTGTGCTTGATCCTCAAGGCAAGGCGATTCATCACGCACTGGAAAGCATGGGCTTTAAAGGGGTTAAGGAAGTAAGAGTAGGAAAGTATTTTGAAATTGAATCGGACTCTGATCTGAATAAAACAGAATTAGAAAGCATGGCGGATAAGTTGCTCGCGAATACCGTGATTGAGAATTATAAGGTGGAGGTTTAATACCCATGCATTTTTCCATAATCGTTTTTCCCGGCTCCAA
This genomic stretch from Deltaproteobacteria bacterium harbors:
- the purS gene encoding phosphoribosylformylglycinamidine synthase subunit PurS, whose protein sequence is MKSKIYVTLKNGVLDPQGKAIHHALESMGFKGVKEVRVGKYFEIESDSDLNKTELESMADKLLANTVIENYKVEV